From the genome of Moritella sp. F3, one region includes:
- a CDS encoding EAL domain-containing protein: MDFMNDYAKLHQNIVDLIKQDNEYGFSITDKGLTFTSVFQPIFDREHNIYGVEALARIFDSDGATINPHDYFESIRHDDESSAIATLTCAIIHMLNFSYSCHYDKKLFINVTPVIFEILSNHDIAVDTLVRGLKKIGLSPAQLVYEIIEFEGRNLESVLNGIQKLAGFGIEVAIDDYGSAYSTEERVRSVRPDYLKIDKSIVDLLAAFKYNKFHHAVSLGHLIKAKTIAEGIETEAVFERCVASGADYFQGYYLAKPQRLERLASVARPHK; this comes from the coding sequence ATGGATTTTATGAATGATTACGCTAAACTGCACCAGAATATTGTCGACCTTATCAAGCAAGATAACGAGTATGGTTTTTCCATCACCGACAAAGGCTTAACTTTTACCAGTGTGTTTCAACCCATTTTTGACCGCGAACATAATATCTACGGTGTCGAAGCGCTCGCCAGAATTTTTGATTCCGATGGTGCTACGATCAACCCCCATGATTACTTTGAATCTATTCGTCATGATGACGAGTCCAGTGCGATTGCCACGTTAACGTGTGCCATTATCCATATGTTAAACTTCTCTTACTCTTGTCACTACGATAAAAAACTGTTCATTAATGTTACCCCTGTTATATTTGAGATCTTGTCTAATCATGATATTGCGGTTGATACCCTTGTTAGGGGGTTAAAGAAAATCGGCCTATCTCCAGCGCAATTAGTTTATGAAATTATTGAATTCGAAGGGCGTAATCTTGAGTCGGTATTAAACGGGATCCAGAAACTCGCAGGTTTTGGTATCGAAGTCGCGATTGATGATTATGGTAGTGCTTATTCGACTGAAGAGAGAGTTCGAAGTGTTAGACCTGATTATTTGAAAATAGATAAAAGTATTGTCGATTTACTCGCAGCATTTAAGTACAACAAGTTTCATCATGCTGTCAGTCTCGGGCATTTGATTAAAGCAAAGACTATTGCCGAAGGTATTGAAACTGAAGCGGTATTTGAGCGTTGTGTAGCGTCAGGGGCTGATTATTTTCAGGGATATTATTTAGCCAAACCACAGCGGCTAGAGCGTTTAGCAAGTGTCGCTAGACCACATAAGTGA
- a CDS encoding phasin family protein — protein MTQLNVVDTAKKLWSSKDEIAKNIWLAGLGAYGKSIDEANKVSDKSSTLFEELVAKGTKIEETAKEKLSDKKISTDVLETRVNQVFTKISGVDSTKVDALNAKVDELTKAIAELKK, from the coding sequence ATGACACAATTAAACGTAGTTGATACAGCGAAGAAACTTTGGAGCAGCAAAGACGAAATTGCTAAAAATATTTGGTTAGCAGGTCTTGGTGCATACGGTAAAAGCATTGATGAAGCGAACAAAGTATCAGATAAATCTTCAACATTATTTGAAGAATTAGTTGCTAAAGGCACTAAAATTGAAGAAACAGCAAAAGAAAAATTGTCTGATAAAAAAATCTCGACTGACGTTTTAGAAACTCGTGTAAATCAAGTGTTCACTAAAATTTCTGGTGTTGATAGCACTAAAGTTGACGCGCTAAACGCTAAAGTTGACGAATTAACGAAAGCAATCGCTGAACTTAAAAAATAA